Proteins from one Candidatus Hydrogenedentota bacterium genomic window:
- a CDS encoding transposase yields the protein MKRQRKQFSGAEKVTVLGRHFLEGVAVSALCGELGLAPAVLHRWRKEFFENGALRAEIDAYSD from the coding sequence GTGAAACGGCAACGGAAACAGTTTAGCGGCGCGGAGAAAGTGACGGTACTTGGCCGTCACTTTTTGGAGGGGGTTGCGGTATCGGCGCTTTGCGGCGAGCTGGGCCTGGCGCCGGCGGTGCTCCACCGCTGGCGGAAGGAGTTTTTCGAGAACGGGGCGTTAAGAGCGGAAATCGACGCGTATAGTGATTAG
- a CDS encoding type II toxin-antitoxin system VapC family toxin — protein sequence MKPKVYLETSVISYLAARPSRDVIIAGRQAATLDWWENHRSRFEVFISALVELEIDRGDPDQARRRREMVEKIESVAVSSTAAAISDLLLSSSAVPSHCEDDALHIGIATAQGADYLLTWNFKHINNPRKVGEITRVVESLGYSAPKICTPDGLGGDTND from the coding sequence ATGAAACCCAAGGTATACCTGGAAACTTCGGTCATCAGCTATCTCGCCGCACGGCCCAGCCGGGATGTTATAATTGCAGGGAGACAGGCCGCGACCCTGGATTGGTGGGAGAACCACCGAAGTCGATTCGAAGTCTTCATTTCGGCACTCGTCGAGCTGGAGATTGATCGTGGCGATCCAGATCAGGCCCGAAGAAGACGGGAAATGGTCGAGAAAATCGAAAGCGTAGCGGTCTCCTCGACGGCGGCTGCCATCTCGGATTTGCTGCTCTCAAGTTCAGCTGTTCCGAGTCACTGCGAGGACGACGCGCTTCATATCGGCATTGCGACGGCGCAGGGCGCCGACTACCTGCTGACGTGGAATTTCAAACATATTAACAACCCCAGAAAAGTTGGGGAAATCACGCGGGTGGTTGAATCACTTGGGTACAGCGCACCGAAGATATGTACGCCGGACGGGCTGGGAGGCGACACAAATGATTGA
- a CDS encoding DUF1446 domain-containing protein, producing the protein MPRVIRIGNAQGFWGDSVDAPARLLRQQPDLDYLTLDYLAEVSLSILALQRSREPEAGYARDFLEVLRQLAPLWRAGHPARVVCNAGGLNPEGCAATCAAVLREAGVEKRIGIVTGDDVLPLLQADPDCETFRNGETGAPLPSVLDRLVTANAYIGAGPVAEALARGADIVVTGRVADPSLAVGIAMHEFGWEAADYDRLATATVAGHILECGTQACGGISTHWLDLPDPANMGFPVVELGDDASLVVTKPAGTGGEVSTWTVKEQLLYEIGDPKNYLSPDCRADFSGLSVEKIGRDRVRVSGARGAAPTEFYKVSATYGDGYRASGTLTIFGRDAVAKARRCGEIIFERLREAGYEYPRKQIECLGANACAPDVLSAPELLETVLRVSAAHPDKAAVERFAREIAPLVTSGPQGTTGYAGGRPKPTPVFAYWPCLIARDRLEIDVCLSRQSPRA; encoded by the coding sequence ATGCCGCGCGTGATTCGTATTGGGAATGCCCAGGGGTTCTGGGGGGATAGTGTGGATGCGCCGGCGCGGTTGTTGCGCCAACAGCCGGACCTGGACTACCTTACGCTGGACTATCTGGCGGAGGTGTCGCTGAGCATCCTGGCGTTGCAGCGTTCGCGGGAGCCGGAGGCGGGGTATGCGCGGGATTTCCTGGAAGTTTTGCGGCAGTTGGCGCCGTTGTGGCGGGCGGGGCATCCGGCACGCGTGGTCTGCAACGCGGGCGGCCTGAATCCCGAGGGGTGCGCGGCGACGTGCGCGGCGGTGCTGCGCGAAGCGGGGGTCGAGAAGCGCATTGGCATTGTGACGGGCGACGATGTGCTTCCCCTGTTGCAGGCCGATCCGGACTGCGAAACCTTCCGGAACGGGGAGACCGGCGCGCCATTACCCAGCGTCCTGGACCGCCTGGTCACGGCCAACGCCTACATCGGCGCGGGACCCGTCGCGGAGGCGCTCGCGCGGGGCGCGGACATCGTGGTGACCGGGCGGGTGGCCGACCCGAGCCTGGCCGTGGGCATCGCCATGCACGAATTCGGCTGGGAGGCCGCCGATTACGACCGGCTCGCCACCGCCACCGTCGCGGGGCACATCCTCGAATGCGGCACGCAGGCCTGCGGCGGTATCTCCACGCACTGGCTTGATCTGCCGGACCCCGCGAACATGGGCTTTCCCGTCGTCGAGCTGGGGGACGACGCGTCCCTGGTGGTCACCAAGCCCGCAGGGACCGGGGGCGAGGTCAGCACGTGGACGGTCAAGGAGCAACTCCTCTACGAGATCGGCGATCCGAAGAACTACCTCAGCCCCGATTGCCGGGCCGATTTCAGCGGGCTGTCGGTGGAGAAAATCGGCCGGGATCGCGTTCGGGTAAGCGGGGCGCGCGGCGCCGCCCCGACGGAATTTTACAAAGTGAGCGCCACCTATGGGGACGGTTACCGGGCGTCGGGCACACTGACGATCTTCGGTCGCGACGCGGTGGCGAAGGCCCGGCGCTGCGGGGAGATTATCTTCGAGCGCCTGCGCGAGGCGGGGTATGAATACCCCCGGAAGCAGATCGAGTGCCTTGGCGCGAATGCGTGCGCGCCCGACGTGCTCTCCGCGCCGGAACTGCTGGAGACCGTGCTCCGCGTGAGCGCCGCGCATCCGGACAAGGCGGCCGTGGAGCGGTTCGCCCGCGAGATCGCGCCGCTGGTGACGAGTGGCCCCCAGGGAACGACGGGCTACGCCGGTGGCCGCCCGAAACCGACGCCGGTCTTCGCCTACTGGCCCTGCCTCATAGCGCGGGACAGGCTGGAAATCGATGTATGCCTATCGCGTCAGTCACCCCGCGCCTGA